A genome region from Geobacter pickeringii includes the following:
- a CDS encoding B12-binding domain-containing radical SAM protein: MKVVLAAIHAAPSPQAVPLANAFLKAYLGTDDELAAAVAVELCDFFAGDAAEKVARDIASHLPDVVGFSIYLWNRDAALRAASLLREARPDLVLFAGGPEATADPERLLGGSPFDFLILGEGEIPFLETMAQLYGGAMPRGVAGTAFRTDDAVVLTPPRQIPLLDTIPSPFLAGALDVRRYSGLLWQFSRGCDFGCEYCFDYKGERGVRRFSMERIDRELDFIVQSGIPQVFVLDSTFNVDRKTAKTVLRMIRARAPHIHFHFEVRSEFIDREMARLFASITCSLQIGLQSADSAVLRKVRRSFDPQDFAERVALLNESGAIFGFDLIYGLPGDSFEGFKRSLDFALSLYPNHLDIFPLAVLPGTPLAQRAETAGLLHQATPPYTLLESPTFPPSAMAEAARLATATDIFYSRGKAVAWFNSITGALGLSPTALLGGFGRWLADSPSGRPGEQDVTDREIWSLQRAYLGSLFAKRGKKKLLSLALDLVDFHYHFAAALLAPPPEIPSDRALSRDDLLSRPCLVSPAARLVRFSYEILDLLEAGEFDLGEFAACFSPAGSWAAIYPRGGEVFTESLLEPHFQFLSSLDGVTSPLECARRLRIPESEAASFLEFALAEGIVVFIP, encoded by the coding sequence GTGAAGGTTGTTCTCGCCGCCATCCATGCCGCGCCGTCACCCCAGGCGGTCCCCCTTGCCAACGCTTTTCTGAAGGCGTATCTCGGCACCGACGACGAGCTGGCCGCAGCCGTTGCCGTCGAGTTGTGCGATTTTTTCGCCGGCGATGCTGCCGAGAAGGTGGCGCGCGACATCGCCAGCCACTTACCCGATGTCGTCGGCTTCTCGATCTATCTCTGGAACCGCGATGCGGCGCTCCGGGCTGCCTCGCTCCTCCGCGAAGCCCGGCCGGATCTGGTGCTCTTCGCCGGCGGCCCCGAAGCGACCGCTGATCCCGAGAGGCTCCTCGGGGGATCGCCCTTCGACTTTCTCATCCTCGGTGAGGGGGAGATCCCCTTTCTGGAGACCATGGCACAGCTGTACGGCGGCGCGATGCCGAGGGGCGTTGCCGGGACGGCGTTTCGCACTGATGATGCAGTCGTTCTCACCCCACCACGGCAGATACCCCTCCTTGACACAATTCCATCACCGTTTCTTGCCGGTGCCCTCGATGTCCGGCGTTACTCCGGCCTTCTCTGGCAGTTTTCGCGCGGGTGCGACTTCGGCTGTGAATACTGTTTCGACTATAAGGGGGAGCGGGGGGTACGACGTTTTTCGATGGAGCGGATCGACAGGGAACTAGACTTCATCGTTCAGAGCGGCATACCGCAGGTCTTTGTCCTTGATTCGACCTTCAACGTCGACCGAAAGACGGCGAAGACCGTCCTGCGGATGATCCGTGCCCGCGCCCCCCACATCCACTTCCATTTCGAGGTCCGGAGCGAGTTCATCGACCGCGAGATGGCACGGCTGTTTGCCTCCATAACCTGTTCGCTGCAGATCGGCCTCCAGAGCGCCGACTCCGCCGTACTCAGGAAGGTCCGGCGGAGCTTTGACCCGCAGGACTTTGCGGAGCGCGTGGCACTGCTCAACGAAAGCGGCGCCATCTTCGGCTTCGACCTTATCTACGGGCTGCCCGGCGATTCGTTCGAAGGGTTCAAGAGATCCCTCGATTTCGCTCTCTCGCTCTATCCCAACCATCTGGACATCTTCCCCCTCGCGGTGCTGCCGGGCACTCCCCTGGCGCAGCGGGCCGAGACGGCGGGGCTCCTCCACCAGGCGACCCCGCCATACACCCTCCTCGAATCGCCGACCTTTCCTCCTTCCGCCATGGCCGAGGCAGCGCGCCTTGCCACCGCAACGGATATCTTCTACAGTCGCGGCAAGGCGGTGGCGTGGTTCAATTCGATAACCGGCGCCCTTGGTCTCTCGCCGACCGCTCTGCTCGGAGGTTTCGGAAGGTGGCTGGCCGACTCCCCGTCAGGCAGACCTGGCGAGCAGGATGTGACGGACCGCGAAATCTGGTCCCTGCAACGCGCCTATCTGGGCTCTCTTTTCGCCAAGAGGGGAAAAAAGAAGCTTCTGTCGCTGGCGCTCGATCTCGTCGACTTCCATTACCACTTCGCCGCAGCGCTTCTCGCGCCCCCCCCTGAAATTCCCTCCGATCGCGCACTTTCCAGAGACGATCTGCTCTCCCGTCCCTGCCTGGTCAGTCCGGCGGCACGGCTGGTCCGCTTTTCCTATGAAATCCTCGATCTTCTGGAGGCCGGAGAGTTCGATCTTGGGGAATTTGCCGCATGCTTTTCTCCCGCCGGTTCCTGGGCAGCCATTTATCCCCGGGGGGGTGAAGTCTTTACCGAATCGCTGCTTGAACCCCACTTCCAGTTCCTTTCCTCCCTCGATGGTGTGACCTCTCCGCTGGAATGCGCCCGCCGTTTGCGAATTCCTGAATCTGAAGCCGCGTCGTTTCTGGAATTTGCCCTCGCAGAAGGGATCGTTGTCTTCATCCCGTAA
- a CDS encoding MXAN_5187 C-terminal domain-containing protein, whose translation MGIPEDIVQFEQGLNELIIKYEQYFLGLEKREPVRLLETVERLARKYATVKIVNTMLSFKYNSLVSRLNSYRQYWNRILRLMEEGKYSRDRFRMAMHQRPDGGARPAAAAKPRSPAAGGETDELYRQFVEARRACGLSTDTISREMVFAAIERQRPAIAARYGDAPVEFRIVIEAGTPKIKARLRK comes from the coding sequence ATGGGAATTCCGGAGGACATCGTTCAGTTCGAGCAGGGACTCAACGAGCTGATCATCAAGTACGAGCAGTACTTCCTCGGCCTCGAGAAGCGTGAACCCGTGCGCCTTCTGGAGACGGTGGAACGGCTGGCGCGCAAGTACGCCACCGTCAAAATCGTCAACACCATGCTGAGCTTCAAATACAACTCCCTCGTCTCTCGCCTCAACAGTTACCGTCAGTACTGGAACCGGATTCTACGGCTCATGGAGGAGGGGAAGTACTCCCGCGACCGCTTCCGGATGGCGATGCATCAGCGTCCCGACGGAGGCGCCCGTCCTGCTGCCGCTGCGAAACCCCGCTCTCCGGCGGCCGGCGGCGAAACCGATGAGCTTTACCGTCAGTTCGTGGAGGCGCGCCGGGCGTGCGGCCTCTCGACCGACACCATCAGCCGGGAGATGGTCTTCGCCGCCATCGAGAGGCAGCGTCCGGCCATCGCGGCCCGTTACGGCGATGCCCCGGTAGAGTTTCGGATCGTCATCGAGGCCGGCACCCCTAAGATCAAGGCGCGCCTTCGCAAGTAG
- the glmU gene encoding bifunctional UDP-N-acetylglucosamine diphosphorylase/glucosamine-1-phosphate N-acetyltransferase GlmU, producing MADLAAIILAAGKGTRMKSDLVKVMHPLAGAPMVAWPVATARQAGAARIVTVIGHQAESIRGHFAGESDIVFALQEEQLGTGHAVACAAELLAGFTGAVLILCGDVPLIRPETLRAMTETHAATNAALTVLTTHLENPFGYGRIIRGFDGRVSRIVEEKDATAEERSHTEVNAGIYCAEASFLFDAVSRLGNDNAQGEYYLTDIVIRAAEHGLRCSAHAVADPAEVMGVNDRIQLAEAGRHIRRRIAEALMLDGVTIVDPSATYIDRGIVAGRDTTVHPGVHLAGETRLGTGCTIETGAVIKGSTLGDGCVVEPGAVIRNCRIGNDVVIKAGTVMEDAVIHEHAAIGPMAHLRPGTELGPQVKIGNFVETKKITMGEGSKASHLTYLGDAAIGKNVNVGCGTITCNYDGVRKHRTVIGDDVFVGSDVQFVAPVTIGRNSLIAAGTTVTQDVPPDSLAIARAPQVNKEGWKLKKREG from the coding sequence ATGGCTGATCTCGCCGCCATCATCCTTGCCGCCGGCAAGGGGACGAGAATGAAGTCGGATCTGGTTAAGGTGATGCACCCGCTGGCCGGGGCACCGATGGTGGCCTGGCCCGTGGCAACGGCCCGGCAGGCGGGGGCAGCGCGCATCGTCACGGTAATCGGACACCAGGCGGAAAGCATCCGCGGGCATTTTGCCGGCGAGTCCGACATCGTCTTCGCCCTCCAGGAAGAGCAACTCGGCACCGGCCATGCGGTGGCATGCGCGGCAGAGCTTCTCGCCGGCTTCACCGGAGCGGTGCTGATCCTTTGCGGCGACGTCCCACTCATCCGCCCCGAAACCCTCCGCGCCATGACGGAGACCCATGCCGCAACCAATGCGGCCCTCACGGTGCTCACCACCCACCTGGAGAACCCCTTCGGTTACGGCCGCATCATCCGCGGCTTCGACGGCCGGGTCAGCCGGATCGTCGAAGAGAAGGACGCCACCGCCGAAGAACGCTCCCACACCGAGGTAAATGCCGGCATTTACTGCGCCGAGGCATCGTTTCTCTTCGACGCGGTCTCCCGGCTCGGCAACGACAATGCCCAGGGCGAATACTACCTCACCGACATCGTCATCCGGGCCGCCGAACACGGGTTGCGCTGCAGCGCCCACGCGGTTGCCGATCCCGCCGAGGTAATGGGGGTCAACGACCGGATCCAGCTTGCCGAGGCAGGCCGGCACATCCGCCGGCGCATTGCCGAGGCTCTCATGCTCGACGGCGTCACCATCGTCGATCCGTCGGCAACCTACATCGACCGGGGGATCGTGGCGGGGCGGGACACGACGGTACACCCCGGCGTCCACCTGGCGGGGGAGACCCGCCTCGGCACCGGCTGCACCATCGAGACGGGGGCGGTCATCAAGGGGAGCACCCTCGGCGACGGCTGCGTCGTGGAGCCAGGGGCAGTCATCCGCAACTGCCGCATCGGAAACGACGTGGTGATCAAGGCCGGGACGGTGATGGAAGACGCCGTGATCCACGAGCACGCCGCCATCGGCCCCATGGCCCATCTGCGGCCGGGGACCGAACTCGGCCCCCAGGTCAAGATCGGCAACTTCGTAGAGACGAAGAAGATCACCATGGGGGAGGGGTCCAAGGCATCCCACCTCACCTATCTGGGAGATGCCGCCATCGGGAAGAACGTCAACGTGGGATGCGGCACCATCACCTGCAACTACGACGGGGTCCGCAAGCACCGCACCGTCATCGGGGACGACGTCTTCGTCGGCAGCGACGTCCAGTTCGTGGCGCCGGTGACCATCGGGCGCAACTCCCTCATCGCCGCCGGCACCACCGTCACCCAGGATGTCCCCCCCGACTCCCTCGCCATCGCCCGGGCCCCCCAGGTGAACAAGGAAGGGTGGAAACTTAAAAAGCGTGAGGGGTAA
- a CDS encoding cytochrome c3 family protein: MLSMFYRLFPALLLLVALAGPAAAESGMAIDPATCLGCHSNKISAAAFAASVHGKNACTSCHVEITDLTRHMKGETKIAKVRCERCHKKENAEHYASVHAQKDVMCADCHTDIHTHTYWNKDKRKVVAKCIQCHDKEAGYRNSIHGKAVASGNMDSAACNDCHNLHAIKPLGDPKSRENREFHTKVCMKCHADEKMMKRNNVFTVAVKTYMESYHGKNYRLGFPERVAGCADCHTAHAVLPAKDPNSSVNPQNLTATCAKCHPKATPLFTKYYAHGEHSDREKFPILYYTFIAMTGLLIGTFGVFWIHTLLWMFRGFVENREKQQALIMGHAEHHVVDGHKVYRRFKRRHIFLHLLVIVSFLLLSLSGLPLKFSDQHWAKFMMDNIFGNSGNAGLVHRIGAGITFIYFSGSLILSFHFLFVRKDLPGNVLQRLFGPDSLMPNFRDIKDVVGMVRWFIFRGPKPTFERWTYWEKFDFIAVFWGMFAIGGSGLMLWFPEFFGSFLPGWMFNVATIIHSDEALLATGFIFTVHFFNTHGRPEKFPMDFVIFNGQLPKHEFLEERGDQWKRYEELGITEQFAAKKTSGIAYDFFVKSFGFFAVITGLTLVVLMLYAEVVPVCRTGWRRE; encoded by the coding sequence ATGTTGTCGATGTTTTATCGGTTGTTCCCTGCACTCTTGCTGCTCGTGGCGCTCGCCGGGCCCGCTGCAGCCGAAAGCGGCATGGCCATTGATCCGGCCACGTGTCTCGGTTGTCACAGCAATAAGATTTCGGCCGCGGCCTTCGCCGCATCGGTCCATGGCAAGAACGCCTGTACCAGCTGCCACGTGGAGATCACCGATCTCACCAGGCATATGAAGGGCGAGACAAAGATCGCCAAAGTACGGTGCGAGCGCTGTCACAAGAAGGAGAATGCCGAGCACTATGCCAGCGTCCACGCCCAGAAGGATGTGATGTGTGCCGACTGTCACACGGATATTCATACCCACACTTACTGGAACAAGGACAAGCGGAAGGTTGTGGCCAAGTGTATCCAGTGCCACGACAAGGAGGCGGGTTATCGCAACTCCATCCACGGTAAAGCGGTCGCTTCTGGCAACATGGATTCTGCCGCGTGTAACGACTGTCACAATCTTCACGCCATCAAGCCCCTTGGCGATCCCAAGTCACGGGAGAACCGCGAATTCCATACCAAGGTCTGCATGAAGTGTCACGCTGACGAGAAGATGATGAAGCGCAACAATGTCTTCACCGTCGCCGTCAAGACCTACATGGAAAGTTACCATGGCAAAAACTATCGCCTCGGCTTCCCCGAGCGAGTTGCTGGCTGTGCCGACTGTCACACCGCCCACGCGGTGCTCCCGGCCAAGGACCCCAATTCAAGCGTGAATCCGCAGAACCTCACCGCAACCTGCGCCAAGTGCCATCCAAAGGCGACCCCGCTCTTCACCAAATATTATGCCCATGGCGAGCACAGCGATCGGGAGAAGTTCCCCATTCTTTACTACACCTTCATTGCCATGACGGGTCTCCTCATCGGCACCTTCGGGGTGTTCTGGATTCACACCCTGCTCTGGATGTTCCGTGGCTTTGTCGAAAATCGCGAGAAACAGCAGGCGCTGATCATGGGGCATGCTGAGCACCATGTTGTAGATGGGCACAAGGTATACCGTCGCTTCAAGAGGCGGCATATTTTCCTTCACCTTCTGGTCATCGTCAGCTTCCTACTGCTGTCGCTTTCAGGGCTTCCTCTGAAATTCAGCGACCAGCACTGGGCCAAGTTCATGATGGATAACATCTTCGGCAATTCCGGTAATGCCGGCCTCGTCCACCGCATTGGCGCCGGAATCACCTTCATCTACTTCTCGGGGTCGCTCATCCTGTCGTTCCACTTCCTCTTCGTCCGGAAAGATCTCCCTGGCAATGTGCTTCAGCGACTCTTCGGTCCCGATTCGCTCATGCCCAATTTCCGCGATATCAAGGATGTGGTCGGTATGGTACGCTGGTTCATCTTCCGGGGGCCGAAACCGACCTTCGAGCGGTGGACCTATTGGGAGAAATTCGACTTCATCGCGGTCTTCTGGGGTATGTTTGCCATTGGCGGGTCGGGGCTCATGCTCTGGTTCCCCGAGTTCTTCGGCAGCTTCCTCCCCGGCTGGATGTTCAACGTTGCGACGATCATCCATTCTGACGAGGCACTTCTCGCCACCGGGTTCATCTTCACCGTCCACTTCTTCAACACCCATGGACGTCCTGAGAAGTTCCCCATGGATTTCGTAATCTTCAATGGTCAGCTGCCGAAGCATGAATTCCTCGAGGAGCGCGGCGATCAGTGGAAGCGATACGAAGAACTCGGCATCACCGAGCAGTTTGCTGCCAAGAAGACAAGCGGCATTGCCTATGACTTCTTCGTAAAGTCATTCGGCTTCTTTGCGGTAATCACCGGTCTCACGCTCGTTGTTCTGATGCTCTACGCAGAGGTGGTCCCAGTTTGTAGGACAGGTTGGCGGCGGGAATAA
- a CDS encoding IS3 family transposase (programmed frameshift): MKSRRRFSAEFKAKVALEAIRGEQTLSDLAARYEVHPNMITNWKRQAIENMAAVFSGAAEHSNKANDDQIKDLHAKIGQLTVERDFLGQSLRSLSLSTTRRKALVEPDHDRLSIARQCELLSIKRSAYYYQPVGESPQNLELMRLIDEQHLETPWYGTRQMTRHLRREGHAVNRKRIGRLMQLMGLSAIYQKPNTSKPHPQHRVYPYLLRGVTIDRPNQVWCADISYIPLRRGFLYLAAIMDWASRKVLSWRLSNTMDADFCVAALEDALARFGKPEIFNTDQGSQFTSDAFTKVLKDAEIRISMDGKGRWRDNVMIERLWRSLKYECIYLHAFETGSEVRQGLSRWINFYNMRRPHSKLDDRTPHEAYWQKPRPGYAGRILSLAA; this comes from the exons ATGAAGAGCCGTCGTCGTTTTTCCGCCGAGTTCAAGGCCAAGGTTGCCCTGGAAGCGATCCGGGGCGAGCAGACCCTGAGCGATCTGGCCGCCCGCTATGAAGTGCATCCCAATATGATCACCAACTGGAAACGGCAGGCCATCGAGAACATGGCAGCGGTGTTTTCCGGAGCCGCCGAGCACAGCAATAAGGCGAATGACGATCAGATCAAGGACCTGCACGCCAAGATCGGACAACTCACCGTGGAGCGGGATTTTTTGG GCCAAAGCCTTCGGTCGCTGTCGCTGAGTACAACCCGAAGGAAGGCCCTGGTCGAACCCGACCATGACCGACTCAGTATTGCCCGGCAGTGTGAACTGCTCTCGATCAAACGATCGGCCTACTATTACCAGCCAGTGGGCGAAAGCCCACAGAACCTGGAACTGATGCGCCTGATCGACGAGCAGCATCTCGAAACACCGTGGTATGGCACCCGACAGATGACCCGGCACTTGCGCCGGGAGGGTCATGCCGTCAATCGCAAGCGCATCGGTCGGCTGATGCAGTTGATGGGACTATCGGCTATCTACCAGAAGCCGAACACGTCGAAGCCGCATCCGCAGCACAGGGTCTATCCTTACCTGCTGCGTGGCGTGACCATCGACCGGCCAAACCAGGTCTGGTGCGCCGATATCAGCTATATTCCGCTGAGGCGAGGTTTCCTCTACCTGGCGGCGATCATGGATTGGGCCAGTCGCAAGGTCCTGTCATGGCGGCTTTCCAACACCATGGACGCCGATTTCTGCGTTGCCGCGCTCGAAGACGCCCTGGCTCGCTTCGGCAAACCCGAGATCTTCAACACCGACCAAGGGAGCCAGTTCACCAGCGATGCGTTCACCAAGGTCCTCAAGGACGCTGAGATCCGCATTTCGATGGACGGCAAGGGGCGCTGGCGGGACAACGTCATGATCGAGCGGCTATGGCGTTCTCTGAAATACGAGTGCATCTACCTGCACGCCTTCGAGACCGGCAGCGAGGTTCGTCAAGGTTTGAGCCGCTGGATCAATTTCTACAACATGCGCCGCCCGCACTCGAAACTAGACGACCGGACGCCGCATGAGGCATATTGGCAAAAACCCCGGCCTGGCTACGCCGGCCGTATTCTCTCACTGGCGGCATGA